From one Paenibacillus sp. FSL K6-1330 genomic stretch:
- a CDS encoding NUDIX domain-containing protein — MLSFITEIPEGKQIGSVHCVPVLDNGDVIMVWDRYEKVLTTIGGRLEPGESIMDGLTREALEEAGIEISDERTLFAAWHWKEFDAYRLFYLVGVKRFVERPEGYETTGYVRMNFDTAIEMIKAIEGREERIEVIRRAGILSGMLAEVT, encoded by the coding sequence ATGCTGAGTTTTATAACGGAGATTCCAGAGGGGAAACAGATTGGCAGTGTACACTGTGTTCCCGTGCTTGATAATGGTGATGTGATCATGGTTTGGGATCGTTATGAGAAGGTGCTCACAACTATAGGAGGGCGGCTGGAACCGGGTGAGTCGATTATGGATGGCTTGACCCGTGAAGCCTTGGAGGAAGCAGGAATCGAAATCAGCGATGAGCGGACCCTGTTCGCGGCATGGCATTGGAAGGAATTCGACGCATATCGGTTATTTTATCTGGTAGGCGTGAAGCGTTTCGTGGAGAGACCGGAAGGTTATGAAACAACCGGATACGTCAGGATGAATTTTGATACGGCTATCGAAATGATAAAGGCGATTGAAGGCCGCGAGGAACGGATTGAGGTCATTCGTAGAGCCGGTATTCTATCAGGTATGTTGGCTGAGGTTACATGA
- a CDS encoding gfo/Idh/MocA family oxidoreductase: protein MTLKIGMIGLDTSHVSIFSKMLHDKAHLYYVPGARVTAAFPGGSPDFELSINRVDGYTKELVAWGTEILDSPGDVAKQVDAVMLEAVDGRSHLSLFRAIAPHCQMVFIDKPFAVSSKDAIEIAELAEQFQVTVMSSSSLRYAQGLQDELARGGVDDIIGVDCAGPLPLQPTQPGFFWYGIHAAEMLYRVLGPGCVSVHVAATELHEVLTAVWNDGRIGTIRGNRAGNDRFGMTIHRTEASSFVDIMAHPKPYYASLLEQVMKMFSTGVSDVPLSETLEIIRFLEAANVSRETGETVRLDDNDRTGS, encoded by the coding sequence ATGACTTTGAAGATCGGTATGATTGGTTTGGATACATCGCATGTCTCCATTTTCTCGAAAATGCTGCATGACAAGGCACATCTCTATTACGTTCCAGGCGCAAGGGTTACAGCGGCATTTCCCGGAGGATCACCGGACTTCGAGCTTAGTATAAACCGGGTGGACGGGTATACCAAGGAACTTGTTGCGTGGGGAACCGAAATATTGGATTCTCCGGGAGACGTGGCCAAACAGGTCGATGCCGTCATGCTCGAAGCGGTCGACGGAAGGTCGCATCTGTCCTTGTTTCGCGCGATTGCTCCTCATTGCCAAATGGTATTTATTGATAAGCCGTTTGCGGTGAGCAGTAAGGACGCAATAGAAATTGCCGAACTGGCGGAGCAGTTTCAGGTTACCGTTATGAGCAGCTCGTCACTTCGATATGCGCAAGGGCTTCAGGATGAACTGGCTCGCGGCGGTGTAGATGATATCATTGGCGTGGACTGCGCCGGACCGCTTCCCCTTCAACCGACACAGCCGGGATTTTTCTGGTATGGAATCCACGCGGCGGAGATGCTTTACCGCGTTCTCGGACCTGGATGCGTAAGCGTACATGTCGCCGCGACGGAGTTGCATGAGGTATTAACAGCGGTTTGGAATGATGGGAGAATCGGGACGATTCGGGGCAATCGCGCAGGTAATGATCGCTTTGGGATGACCATTCATCGCACGGAGGCTAGCAGTTTTGTAGACATTATGGCGCATCCGAAACCCTATTATGCGAGTCTGCTGGAACAGGTCATGAAGATGTTCTCGACAGGTGTCTCGGATGTTCCTTTATCTGAGACGCTGGAGATCATTCGTTTTCTGGAGGCTGCAAATGTCTCTCGCGAGACGGGAGAAACCGTGAGACTGGATGATAACGATCGAACAGGAAGTTAA
- a CDS encoding SMR family transporter encodes MKKAWWLLLLAGALEVVWVSGLKHSDTWWQWIITIASIIFSFKVFLDSAAKLPIGTVYVIFTGLGTAGTVLVEIVVFGEQANPIKLLLIGMLAAGVLGLKQVTKDTDNQAKESGA; translated from the coding sequence ATGAAAAAGGCATGGTGGCTCTTATTATTGGCGGGGGCACTGGAGGTTGTATGGGTATCCGGTTTGAAGCATTCCGATACCTGGTGGCAGTGGATCATTACCATCGCTTCGATTATATTCAGCTTTAAAGTTTTTCTGGACTCTGCGGCTAAACTTCCCATCGGTACGGTCTATGTGATTTTCACAGGACTTGGGACAGCCGGTACGGTGCTGGTGGAGATCGTCGTGTTTGGCGAGCAGGCGAATCCCATCAAGCTGCTACTGATTGGCATGTTGGCTGCAGGGGTGTTGGGACTCAAACAGGTCACGAAGGATACGGATAACCAGGCGAAGGAGAGTGGTGCGTAA
- a CDS encoding multidrug efflux SMR transporter: MEWIALIAAGLCEVLGVIALRRVSLTRSLGSYIFLACSLGSSFLLLTYAMAFISMGTAYAIWTGMGTAGSTLLGMFAFGEPKEARRVFFIALILASAIGLKIIT, from the coding sequence ATGGAATGGATCGCTCTGATCGCCGCAGGGTTATGTGAAGTGTTGGGAGTGATCGCCTTAAGAAGGGTGAGCCTGACTCGCAGCTTGGGCTCCTACATCTTTTTAGCGTGTTCGCTTGGTTCGAGTTTCCTGCTGCTGACGTACGCGATGGCCTTTATTTCCATGGGCACCGCTTATGCGATTTGGACGGGAATGGGGACGGCCGGCAGCACCCTGCTTGGGATGTTTGCGTTCGGTGAACCGAAGGAAGCGCGTCGGGTTTTCTTCATTGCTTTAATCCTGGCTTCAGCGATTGGTCTTAAGATCATCACGTAA
- a CDS encoding DinB family protein, which yields MESIMKLEALITEMTEIVTATNEVEFNLKLAPDKWSKKEILGHLCDSAVNNHIRFVKILLSDYPIAIQGYAQNDWVRVNNYQDQYDQSEVLSLWQQMNRMILRVMQKADSSDFQKKCVLPDKTEVTLEWLFNDYVDHMIHHLEQIEL from the coding sequence ATGGAGTCAATCATGAAGCTGGAAGCATTGATTACCGAAATGACAGAGATTGTAACGGCGACTAACGAGGTGGAGTTCAATCTGAAGCTTGCGCCCGATAAATGGTCCAAGAAGGAGATCCTGGGTCACCTTTGCGATTCAGCGGTAAATAACCATATCCGGTTTGTAAAAATTTTGCTGTCCGATTATCCGATTGCCATTCAGGGGTACGCGCAGAACGATTGGGTTCGAGTGAACAATTACCAGGATCAATATGATCAATCGGAAGTGTTGTCACTGTGGCAGCAGATGAACCGGATGATTCTGCGTGTCATGCAAAAAGCCGATTCGTCTGATTTCCAGAAAAAATGCGTGCTGCCTGATAAAACGGAGGTCACACTGGAGTGGTTATTTAACGATTATGTCGATCATATGATCCATCACCTGGAGCAAATCGAGCTGTGA
- a CDS encoding LysR family transcriptional regulator yields MELTDLKVFLRIADEGNITRAAEQLGYVQSNVTARVKKLENELGVPLFNRHSNGVTLTEKGRMFRDYACTILNLSEEAVRAVQETPYPSGSLTIGVVDTVHCGHFIKSLSDYQTRYPDVTLSLLTGSSSELIEQVLNYQLDGAFVTGNIPPKLVADYVEEDEVKLLTKSKEQPFPDLAVTKWAVAPAGCPFRSILERWLLSEGIPLTNMIEVSSLETQLGIVQSGLAATLLPTSVLSGEFANMGSFSIPEAFRHTSTSLIRRNDRFRNKAFSAFTELVKVNFDKTEGL; encoded by the coding sequence ATGGAGCTTACCGATCTGAAGGTTTTTCTAAGGATTGCCGATGAAGGGAATATTACCCGCGCTGCGGAGCAACTTGGGTATGTGCAGTCCAATGTTACGGCCCGGGTCAAAAAGCTCGAGAATGAACTGGGGGTTCCCTTATTCAACAGACACTCCAATGGAGTGACTTTGACGGAAAAAGGACGCATGTTCCGGGACTATGCGTGTACCATTCTCAATCTGTCGGAAGAAGCGGTGCGGGCTGTACAGGAAACGCCTTATCCAAGCGGTTCTTTAACCATTGGCGTCGTGGATACGGTGCATTGCGGACATTTCATTAAATCCTTGTCGGACTATCAAACCAGGTACCCGGACGTCACGCTATCGCTCTTGACCGGCAGCTCTTCGGAGCTGATTGAACAAGTATTAAACTACCAGCTGGACGGTGCATTTGTGACAGGAAACATTCCGCCGAAGCTGGTTGCCGATTATGTAGAAGAGGACGAGGTCAAGCTGCTGACCAAATCGAAGGAACAGCCCTTTCCCGACCTGGCGGTGACCAAATGGGCCGTTGCTCCAGCAGGATGCCCATTTCGAAGTATTCTCGAAAGATGGCTGTTAAGCGAAGGAATTCCGCTAACCAATATGATCGAAGTCTCATCGTTAGAGACCCAATTAGGCATCGTACAATCAGGTCTTGCCGCTACGCTGCTCCCCACCTCCGTCTTGAGCGGAGAATTTGCGAATATGGGCAGCTTCTCGATCCCGGAAGCCTTCCGGCATACCTCGACAAGCCTGATCCGGCGCAACGACCGGTTCAGGAACAAGGCATTTTCCGCTTTTACCGAGCTGGTTAAAGTTAATTTCGATAAGACAGAAGGTTTATGA
- a CDS encoding NUDIX domain-containing protein, whose amino-acid sequence MTYHIRVRPTALVFQNEHVLLVEYVDENGMHYNLPGGGAEPGESIIEGALRELYEETTLEAEAGPVAFVYDNAPHKQPGNNITDIHTLYIVFECYPHEGSSPKLPAAPDPNQTDVKWIPLEQLDDIILYPNIKKHIKQYAQECRNIEIIEDYVLDKYV is encoded by the coding sequence ATGACGTATCATATTCGGGTGAGACCGACAGCATTGGTTTTTCAAAATGAGCATGTGTTATTGGTCGAGTATGTAGATGAGAACGGAATGCATTACAATTTGCCTGGAGGCGGGGCCGAGCCAGGAGAGTCGATTATAGAGGGCGCTTTGAGAGAATTGTACGAGGAAACCACGCTGGAAGCAGAGGCTGGACCTGTCGCATTTGTGTACGACAATGCTCCTCATAAGCAGCCAGGAAATAACATAACGGACATTCACACGCTATACATCGTGTTTGAATGTTATCCACATGAAGGATCATCCCCGAAACTTCCGGCTGCGCCAGATCCGAATCAAACCGATGTGAAATGGATTCCGCTCGAGCAGCTGGACGACATTATTTTGTATCCGAATATTAAGAAGCACATTAAACAGTATGCACAGGAATGCAGAAATATTGAAATAATCGAAGATTACGTATTGGATAAATATGTTTGA
- a CDS encoding histidine phosphatase family protein, with the protein MDDTATIGLIRHGITDWNVQNRAQGRSDIPLNAEGRQQAQRIAERLKKESWEIIISSPLIRARATARIIAEKISVLDIMEDQRICEIDCGHIEGTTEEERLVSWGHSWRELDLGMERYEDVAERGTQFLEEVMQTYGNKNILVVSHGAVIGLSLQKLLPQRFTTTYMNNASLTLLTKSNGEWNCPLFNCTEHL; encoded by the coding sequence GTGGATGATACGGCTACCATCGGCCTTATTAGACACGGAATAACGGATTGGAATGTTCAGAATAGGGCTCAGGGACGGAGCGATATTCCTCTTAATGCTGAGGGGAGGCAACAGGCTCAACGAATCGCTGAGCGCTTAAAGAAAGAGTCTTGGGAGATCATCATCTCAAGTCCCTTGATCCGTGCCAGAGCTACTGCGCGGATCATTGCTGAAAAGATCTCTGTGCTTGATATCATGGAAGATCAACGGATTTGCGAGATCGATTGCGGTCATATTGAAGGAACTACAGAGGAAGAGAGACTGGTGTCTTGGGGGCACTCCTGGCGAGAACTGGATTTAGGTATGGAACGTTATGAGGATGTTGCTGAGCGAGGAACTCAGTTTTTGGAGGAAGTAATGCAAACCTATGGGAATAAGAATATTCTCGTCGTGAGTCATGGTGCCGTCATTGGATTATCCCTGCAAAAACTGCTACCCCAGCGTTTTACAACAACCTATATGAATAATGCCTCCTTAACTCTTCTAACCAAGTCCAACGGTGAATGGAATTGCCCCTTATTCAACTGCACGGAGCATTTATAA
- a CDS encoding YrdB family protein: protein MFKVLNLAIRFILELILLFSIGYWGFHFGSGLVAQFVLGIGLPLLAAVIWGMTISPKARIKLPLAVVLLIEFLIFATAVACQVSSGLITFAIVFAFVALVNRLIVIKWRMQP, encoded by the coding sequence ATGTTCAAAGTTTTGAATCTTGCGATTCGATTTATTCTGGAATTGATTCTATTGTTTTCGATAGGTTACTGGGGCTTCCATTTTGGTTCCGGGCTCGTGGCACAGTTCGTACTCGGTATTGGGCTTCCGCTGCTTGCAGCCGTCATCTGGGGCATGACCATCTCTCCAAAAGCAAGGATCAAGCTGCCGCTTGCCGTGGTGCTGCTCATCGAATTTCTTATATTTGCAACCGCGGTGGCATGCCAGGTATCCTCGGGCTTAATAACGTTTGCCATTGTGTTTGCATTTGTGGCTCTGGTGAACCGCCTCATCGTGATAAAATGGAGAATGCAGCCGTAG
- a CDS encoding Cof-type HAD-IIB family hydrolase — protein MKKRAYITDLDGTLLRSDQTLSPYTRDVIANALEQDVVVTFATARGYISAQSVVSDISWKYPLILYNGALIYDGVNQTVIDGSWLEREISNEIIDVGRKFGITPYYFSLDVDHRERVLHEALRREGEKAFYHSRPHDPRFMEVKTLNCPPDYRTLALTYIGLFEELEPIRCKVMELFGDVIHAHMMPDYYIHNHFFLEFSHAKANKRDGLQLWSSQMGIDLESTVVFGDHINDVGLFEAGGTRIAVRNAHERIRQLADHIIDSNELDGVAYYIQQQMELSGEHTIISTLGGQL, from the coding sequence ATGAAGAAAAGAGCGTATATTACCGACCTGGATGGAACGCTTCTACGATCAGATCAGACACTCTCACCCTATACTAGGGATGTTATCGCGAATGCGCTGGAGCAGGACGTGGTCGTCACGTTTGCCACTGCCCGCGGCTATATTAGCGCTCAAAGCGTCGTCTCGGATATCTCCTGGAAGTACCCGCTGATTCTATATAACGGCGCTTTGATATATGACGGGGTGAATCAAACTGTAATCGATGGTTCCTGGCTTGAACGGGAGATCTCGAATGAGATTATCGACGTGGGGAGGAAGTTTGGTATTACTCCTTACTATTTTTCATTGGATGTGGATCATCGTGAGCGTGTTTTGCATGAGGCGCTGCGGAGAGAGGGAGAGAAGGCTTTTTATCATAGTCGGCCCCATGATCCGCGATTTATGGAAGTGAAGACCCTGAACTGTCCGCCGGATTACCGGACGCTAGCTCTTACATACATTGGACTTTTTGAGGAATTGGAGCCGATACGGTGCAAGGTCATGGAATTATTCGGTGATGTGATTCATGCACATATGATGCCGGATTACTATATCCATAACCATTTTTTCCTGGAATTCAGTCATGCCAAAGCGAACAAACGTGACGGACTTCAATTATGGTCTTCACAAATGGGTATTGATCTGGAGAGCACGGTGGTCTTCGGCGACCATATCAATGATGTGGGGCTATTTGAAGCCGGAGGCACCCGGATCGCGGTGCGAAACGCGCATGAAAGGATACGGCAGCTGGCTGACCATATTATCGACTCGAATGAGCTTGATGGCGTCGCCTATTATATCCAGCAACAGATGGAACTGTCGGGTGAGCATACCATTATATCCACTCTGGGAGGACAATTATGA
- a CDS encoding HAD-IA family hydrolase, which produces MDNTLLYSSIDFGAMKRDIYAFLCHHRILPQGLSMDTHTTSTIIAEAMNTGLLSEDLRQAMWNIAKEHEMRGMMGAELEAGASELVQHLHGQMHLAIVTNNAVEAAMAALEENRIAQYFDLIIGREAMGLLKPAPDGYLEVLKHFPHTSPKEWLSVGDAWVDGKASESAGIPFIAYRGNIARMNSMGVFPLAEIQHIEEVIDYLQPRITK; this is translated from the coding sequence ATGGATAATACGCTACTGTATTCCAGCATTGATTTTGGCGCGATGAAGAGGGACATCTACGCCTTTCTATGCCATCACAGAATCTTGCCCCAAGGTCTGTCTATGGACACCCATACCACCTCAACCATTATTGCTGAAGCCATGAATACAGGGCTGCTGTCGGAAGATCTTCGTCAGGCGATGTGGAATATTGCCAAAGAACATGAGATGAGAGGGATGATGGGTGCAGAACTAGAAGCGGGCGCAAGCGAGCTTGTTCAGCACTTGCATGGGCAGATGCATCTGGCCATTGTGACGAATAATGCGGTGGAAGCAGCGATGGCCGCATTGGAAGAGAACCGGATTGCGCAATATTTTGATCTCATTATTGGCAGAGAAGCCATGGGCTTGTTAAAGCCGGCACCCGATGGTTATTTGGAGGTACTGAAGCATTTCCCTCATACATCACCGAAGGAATGGTTGTCTGTCGGAGATGCCTGGGTGGATGGCAAGGCCTCCGAGAGCGCCGGAATTCCATTTATCGCCTATCGCGGGAACATTGCGAGAATGAACAGCATGGGTGTTTTTCCGCTTGCCGAGATTCAGCATATAGAAGAAGTTATAGATTATCTTCAGCCGCGTATCACTAAATAA
- a CDS encoding VanZ family protein has translation MKSHYKMIALIFLIGYTMLLTYWMIWGFGRTTQSEFSYNLVPFSTMASYFPIRSLASLINIVGNIAVFVPFGVLIPVVFRIRYVKMLGFFLVGLFVLEMAQLISRRGSLDVDDFILNSVGVTIGYGLLGVIMKSRSR, from the coding sequence ATGAAATCGCATTATAAAATGATCGCCTTGATCTTCCTCATTGGATACACCATGTTGCTAACTTACTGGATGATCTGGGGATTCGGGAGGACCACACAATCGGAATTCAGTTATAATCTGGTGCCATTTTCGACGATGGCAAGTTATTTCCCCATTCGCAGCTTGGCTTCATTGATCAATATCGTTGGGAATATCGCTGTGTTTGTGCCTTTCGGGGTGTTGATTCCAGTTGTATTTCGAATTCGATACGTTAAGATGTTGGGTTTCTTTTTAGTCGGGTTATTCGTGCTCGAAATGGCACAGCTGATCTCCCGGCGGGGAAGCCTGGATGTGGACGATTTTATTTTGAACTCGGTAGGTGTTACGATTGGTTATGGTTTGCTTGGGGTCATTATGAAATCGAGGAGCAGATAA
- the yqeK gene encoding bis(5'-nucleosyl)-tetraphosphatase (symmetrical) YqeK, whose translation MFSKLTHDIEFTYNLRDDVEAFLIKHGEQETFEHIMDVVREALAIAPLFDVNPDAARQAALLHDISNAISVSEMKEAAEEWSLPIMEEEHRYIRIIHQKLSMEMAQRIFGCTSPDILNAIECHTTLKAGASQLDKVLFVADKISWELEGDHTYQADMRTRLDELDLDGAALVYLDHVWNQRDKMKLVHPWLIAARSELISQRV comes from the coding sequence GTGTTTAGTAAGTTGACTCATGACATAGAGTTTACATATAACCTAAGGGATGATGTAGAAGCTTTTCTCATCAAGCATGGAGAGCAGGAAACGTTTGAGCATATCATGGATGTAGTTCGAGAGGCGTTAGCCATCGCACCGTTATTTGATGTAAACCCAGATGCAGCCCGGCAGGCGGCGCTGCTGCATGATATCAGCAATGCTATTTCGGTAAGTGAAATGAAGGAGGCCGCGGAAGAATGGTCTCTACCCATTATGGAAGAGGAACACCGATATATCAGGATCATTCATCAGAAGCTTTCCATGGAAATGGCTCAGCGTATCTTCGGCTGCACTTCTCCGGACATATTGAACGCTATTGAATGCCATACAACGTTAAAAGCCGGGGCAAGCCAATTGGATAAGGTATTATTCGTTGCGGATAAGATCTCTTGGGAACTTGAAGGCGATCACACCTATCAAGCGGACATGCGCACTAGACTGGACGAACTGGATTTAGACGGAGCGGCGCTTGTGTATTTGGACCATGTATGGAATCAACGTGACAAAATGAAATTGGTGCATCCGTGGTTAATCGCAGCCAGAAGTGAGCTAATTAGCCAAAGAGTATAA
- a CDS encoding M3 family oligoendopeptidase: MKFSEYRYERPDVKAFEQKFKEQLNAFTSASTYEEQDQAMTQINKLRSEMDTLSQLVYIRHSIDTNDEFYKAEQDFFDENGPVIQEYITDYYRALVDSKFRAELENKWGRQLFQLAELSLKTFSPEIIEDLQQENKLTTEYSKLIASAKIQFEGEERTLSQLIPFQQSTDRNMRKRAMEASSGFMAENEANFDRIYDDLVKVRTKIAKKLGFNNYVELGYARMARTDYNAEMVANFRNQVLEHIVPVATKLKERQQKRIDVDQLLYYDENFSFKSGNATPKGDPDWIVNHGAKMYEELSPETHEFFTFMQENGLMDLVAKKGKQSGGYCTYISEYGAPFIFSNFNGTSGDIDVLTHEAGHAFQVYESRGFEVPEYGFPTYEACEIHSMSMEFFTWPWMDRFFEDEADKYRFDHLASGLIFIPYGVTVDEFQHFVYENPDATPAERKQAWREIERKYLPHRNYDDNAYLEQGGFWHKQGHIFNSPFYYIDYTLAQICAFQFWKKMHEDQSAAWADYLHLCRQGGSKSFTELVKVAGLISPFEDGCVTSVIGSIEAWLDSVDDAAL, encoded by the coding sequence ATGAAATTCAGCGAATATCGCTATGAACGCCCCGACGTAAAAGCTTTTGAGCAAAAGTTTAAAGAGCAACTTAACGCCTTCACCTCCGCCAGTACGTATGAGGAGCAGGACCAGGCGATGACCCAAATTAACAAACTCCGCAGTGAGATGGATACTCTGAGTCAACTGGTGTATATCCGGCATTCGATTGATACGAACGATGAGTTCTATAAGGCAGAGCAGGATTTCTTTGACGAGAATGGACCCGTCATCCAGGAATACATAACGGATTATTATCGGGCCCTCGTGGATTCGAAATTCAGAGCCGAGCTTGAGAACAAATGGGGGCGGCAGCTGTTCCAGCTGGCAGAGCTCTCCCTCAAAACATTCAGTCCTGAGATCATTGAGGATTTGCAACAGGAGAATAAACTGACGACGGAATATTCGAAGCTGATCGCTTCTGCCAAAATTCAGTTCGAAGGTGAAGAGCGTACCTTGTCGCAATTGATTCCTTTCCAGCAATCGACGGACCGCAATATGCGTAAACGTGCTATGGAGGCGTCCAGCGGCTTCATGGCTGAGAACGAAGCAAACTTCGACCGTATCTATGATGATCTGGTTAAGGTGAGAACCAAGATTGCCAAGAAGCTAGGCTTTAACAACTATGTAGAGCTTGGTTATGCCCGCATGGCCCGTACGGATTATAACGCGGAGATGGTTGCTAATTTCCGCAACCAGGTGCTGGAGCATATCGTTCCCGTTGCAACCAAGCTGAAAGAACGTCAGCAGAAACGAATCGATGTGGACCAACTGCTGTACTACGATGAGAACTTCTCATTCAAATCGGGGAATGCAACACCGAAGGGTGACCCGGATTGGATCGTCAACCATGGTGCAAAGATGTATGAAGAATTGTCTCCGGAAACTCACGAGTTCTTTACCTTCATGCAGGAGAACGGCCTCATGGATCTGGTTGCCAAAAAAGGTAAGCAGAGCGGTGGATACTGTACCTATATTAGCGAGTACGGCGCACCGTTTATTTTCTCCAATTTTAACGGGACTTCCGGCGATATTGATGTGCTGACGCACGAAGCCGGTCATGCGTTCCAAGTGTATGAGAGCAGAGGTTTCGAGGTGCCGGAGTATGGGTTCCCAACCTATGAGGCGTGTGAAATTCATTCCATGAGCATGGAATTCTTCACATGGCCGTGGATGGACCGCTTCTTCGAAGATGAGGCGGATAAATACCGCTTCGACCATCTCGCAAGCGGACTTATCTTCATTCCTTACGGGGTTACGGTTGATGAATTCCAGCATTTTGTTTATGAAAATCCGGATGCAACGCCGGCCGAACGGAAACAGGCATGGCGCGAGATTGAGCGGAAATATCTGCCGCACCGGAACTATGATGATAATGCATATCTGGAGCAAGGCGGTTTCTGGCATAAACAAGGTCATATCTTTAATTCGCCGTTCTATTATATCGACTATACGCTGGCTCAAATCTGTGCATTCCAGTTCTGGAAGAAGATGCATGAGGATCAATCCGCTGCATGGGCAGATTATCTGCACCTGTGCCGCCAAGGCGGAAGCAAGTCGTTCACCGAATTGGTGAAGGTGGCAGGGTTGATCTCCCCATTCGAGGATGGCTGTGTCACTTCCGTCATTGGCAGCATCGAAGCTTGGCTGGACAGCGTAGACGATGCAGCTCTTTAA
- a CDS encoding RDD family protein, producing MDENQVAGFWIRLGANLLDGIIVSLPLWFIAGLITGNFENEPINNLIYGLYAILVPVYWNGYTIGKRLCGIRIRKFDFLEPPGIGTMLLRNLVAGIVYTLTFGIGLIMSIFMVAMREDKRSLHDFIAGTEVVYD from the coding sequence ATGGACGAAAACCAAGTGGCCGGTTTTTGGATCCGGCTAGGCGCCAATCTCCTGGATGGAATCATCGTGAGCCTTCCGTTATGGTTCATTGCAGGTTTGATCACTGGGAATTTTGAGAATGAGCCGATCAATAATTTGATTTATGGTCTGTATGCCATTTTGGTGCCCGTGTATTGGAATGGTTATACCATCGGCAAGCGTTTATGCGGAATTCGCATACGCAAATTCGATTTTCTTGAGCCGCCGGGCATAGGAACGATGCTGCTCCGCAACCTCGTAGCGGGAATTGTGTATACGCTAACGTTTGGAATTGGTCTCATCATGAGTATCTTTATGGTTGCGATGCGCGAGGATAAGCGTTCCCTTCACGATTTTATCGCCGGTACGGAAGTTGTGTATGATTAG